The genomic window AAtctttgctttcaaggagttaACTGTGACCACAAGTAATGCAGaattagttcaatattaggaaaactattagcataagtgactatcaataaccaaactaacaaatcatatgattatctcaatagatgcaggagaagcatttgacaaaatcaaagAGTTCATTCTATTCTCTATAGAGACAAAGAAGTAGAAAAGCATCATTCTGTCAAAGATGTTTATCTTTGGGAATTTTGGAAGCTTACAGACATAAGTAAATTAAGCACTTAATGATGTTACTTCCTATTTTACTTCAATTCAGAGAAAGTTGCTGCTATAATCTACCAAATAAAAATGGATAGCTCAAGCTATTTAAGATGTTCTTGGCACTAAGAAAATACACTATACTTTCAAGATACACCAGACGCATCCTTAAATTCCAGCTTGTTTCTTCTCCATGGAGAAGATCcagaagcaaagcagaatttGGCTCCTATTTACCTGTTTAATGTTAGCCCATCTAACAACAGCAGGTTAACAGAAGGGCTTAGAAATAGCCTAGGAACCTCTGAGGGggaatatgaaggaaaaaaccAGCTCAAGAACATACATGAAAAACCCAGGCCCCAGGCACAGGACCTAACACAAaacagatcctttattgtctgtataaagagaaaagattttaatataaacattttaattaaaaatctgATCTGAGATAACACTGCAATATGCCACAAAGGTAAGATCAGTCAAGCACCTAGGTTTAAATTCATTTTTGGCTAGTGAGTTCCCAAGTAACTTTGGGTCAGGATAATCTTTGGGCCTCAGACTCCtcagctacaaaaaaaaaaaaaaaaaaaaaaaaaaaaaattaaaaaaatttttaaaaatccaccaaagtttctttcaactctaaacTATGATCCTAAATTTATCTTTCCTCTCAACAAAGAAGTGATAAGTTATGGGGGAGGAACAAAATAGTTATCAGTTATCAGACATGTATCTGTTAAATACCCTTGGTCAAATGTGTTTAACTGTACTTCACTGGTGCACAAAATTGTAGAAGATGGGATGAAAcatacattaaaatgtaattataatgtaatgaaaaaaacaaatattaagagGGTTTGTTTGGGGTAGTTTTAAATCTCACAGAAAACCCAATTCCTAACATTCCCATGTGATAAGCATCTTTTCACTTCTGTCAGCTATACATTAAAATGTGAATCTAAATCTGCtaaatttttccaattattccCAATAATAAGGATTCTAACTCTAAAAACTATAAATGAGGTAAATCATAGCACCTGCAGGCCTCAATTTGCTTTCCTCACAACCACCATTCACAAATGATATAACTAAGATCTACAGAAATGAAGGAACCAACAGTTGTCTATAGTAAAGGCCAAACTAAGTCAACCCTCATttcttcttatcccaaaagtaaTATTCAACATCTCACTGCCAGATCAATTCacagaatacaaataaaacacCTTAATCATTCAtggtcttccttctcttcctcttcttacaCCCTGCATTTAGTCTTTTCACTaatccatgagaaagaaaattggagaaaGAGTAGTTCTAACTCAAAATAGTCAATTTGGAAGCTTGTAACAATTGAAGATAATAgcttaaataaaaacttttatacaAATAACTGGACTTCAATTTTCAATGGTCTACCTTTGCTCAACAAACTAATAATTTGAAAAAGTATACTATTGTGAAATTTTACAATGTAAACTTTAGCATACAACTTTATATTATAGAGTGTTAATCATTATATTATGTTCTATAGGTACGTCTTGCTCTGTACCACAACCACAGGTGGCATTTAGTCCAAAACCCAACCCAAAACCAGCAACACTGTTTTTGACAAATCAGCAATTGTAAAGTACAGCCCATTCTAGGGAACAAGGACTAAcaattctcttcttctcccttcctagaCAGAAGGGGAGACCATCAGGAGCTGAGCCATTTCCTTCCTTAAACATTACTAGCCTGCAATAACTATCTTAGCAATAGTTAATGCCTTGTATAAAGTCTCAACTTCTCCATTGAGTTCCTGATAACTACGACCTAAATTTAGTCTTATAATGTGCAAATAACACCTTGTTGTGTAAAAACAGCCAGCCTTAAACTTTCTTGGCAAGCTTGTTTCTCCAACTAGATTTAGTTgttttattacaaaatatattttctttatgtcCTGCATACTGCTTAGAGATGTAACAGGGAACTCAAATATGTTAACTGACTATGGAGGGAAGGTAGCTGCCATCTGATTGTTTGGTAGTGGTTCCAAGCAAGGAAGCATAAACAGTTTTATCCCTCatattccttcattttccctGCAGGCTGTAACAGGGGAGTGAAAAGGTAGCAGTTGAATTACTTTTATCCCCTCAGtggaactgaaaagaaaaaaattggtaaagaGCTACAGCAACTAAAGCTTCTTCCTTGTTCCTAAGCTATGTGTAGATTTCCATCTATACAGGAAGTATGGGTAAAGTGGAAAATAATCAGACAGGGACAGTAAGGGTTCACCCATTTACCTTAAGCAAACTTCCTTCACTAGAAGAAAGTTATGTGTGCTATATGTGATACTTCTAACACTGTCCTTTAAATGAGAGTAGCTAAATGAGAGAATGCTATATCCCCCATCTCCCCATTTAGCTCCACATAATCCAAAATTGAGATAGCTACACTAGATCTTTCTCCCTGGAGAACTTAATCTTCCTATTCAGTTCCAAGCCACAGACACAGCATTCTCTTCCTTCCAAAGTTACTCAAATGAAAAATCTAAATGGACTAATCTGTATCTTTGAGGCCAAAGTTAAAAGATTTAAGAGGACGGGAGGAGACAACAGAGTAGAACAGGTCTGCACTAAAAATCTATCAAGcaaggtagggagaaaaaaattcttcaaaccATTCAACAGGTAAGCTCTTTAAGACTTACTTCTGGCTTTAACAAAAACAATGAGCATTTTTGATAGccaataaaatattctttgaaattttcagATTTCTAATTagctaaaaaaatctaaaaatatacaaagcaagcaTGAAATCAGAGCTGACTATAGGTTGCACAATTTCACACTTGTGACCCTGTTCTCAAGGTCCTGAGACTGAATAAGGAGGGAGGGCTAACTACAGAGTCCAGTCAAAGACTATGGAAcctataatttttattctaaatattctaaattacctctatcaccccccccaaaaaaaagtcttCTAAGACATACTAGTTTTACTATAGGAGAGAAACCCAATCTAATTTATTCACTTTGCAAATGAAGGTGATAAGGTAGTTAAGAATGCACTACCAAACAATACTTTCCATTATCTAAagaaactattataattttgtgtgtctgtgtatgtgtgtgtatatacatatatatgcacacacatatatatatataaaattttgtatatttaaaaggtcAAAAGACCTTGACCCTTAGTCAAGAGAATGTTCATTCAGCAGTGTCAATGAagtgactttaaaaaatgaaacatagtATGATAAAAGACTAAATGAAATGTTTAAACAATGAAATGGGTAGGCACTGTGATTGAAGTATAAATAGAAATTTACACCCTGAAGTCTGAATGATATATTCCCAAAACTATCACCACAACACATGCTCAGAAAAGTCCTCAAATGGTAATGAAGGTGGCACAATGAAACAGAAATGTTATTACTCTCTCCATCAGAAATATCCACCCTAGAATTTGGATTCAGTTTGttacaggatagaaaataaactaaataCCTTTAAGTTTACCTGCCTCaataacttcatttatttttaaagcaaaatgcaatttttttaaataccaaaaagCCAAACAGGGAAAAGCATCAATTAGCATAGGAGCACTGCATACAACTTGAATTTAATGATtctttagaaaaaggggaaaaagatgaaaacaaaaactttacTGTTTTATAAATCTAAATTTTAAACTAGCAAGTTTTCACCTTTCAGAAGTAAAGCATTCTTTAAAATAACTTCTAGTGCATTTTTAagttactcattttacagaattgaaataaatacaattttcagttacatatatattgtacaaaTTGAGGTGCACTTATATACTGTATCAAATACTGTTGACTGAGAGATCATCTAGCCCAAGACTTTCTACTGAGATTGAAAAAACAGATCCAAAGATTCATTCATCAATAGTTAGAGTAAATGTCATACCTGGAAAAAGAACCAAGATCTTATGGTTAATAACAGGTAATATTGTCTCAACTAAGTCTTCCAATCCACCAACCCTTTCTGTCAGGTTGCATGACtcctttccttctatccttcACCTGAACCCCCAAGTCCTGAAATCTAAAAACCTAAGTAAAGGTAAAGAATAACTACTGTAAGTCAAACTCAATGACTTATGTGTTATATTTTTACAATACAGAAGAAATTGTGAGTACCCGTCTTAAAGTGATTAGCACTTAATTCTCTTTTCCCCCAGTAACTTAAGGTGTTAATCACACaaactcagtttctccatttataaaatgaaaataattgtaaagggctacaaatgagcagatgcaaggtaacctggcCCGTgaagctaattacctattggacaattctctataaACATGTTTAGATGATGActctacttaactattctgtgctgggtgtggacaaagaaggggaagtgatatcagtggggggagtaggaggaggagggtcATTCTTTGTCggtagagaggggaaggaggtatggagattcctctatctaatcccctgagtgaccccaaaagaccaagaataaaaacttttgcttatcctgactccagctgattctaagatatccagggtctcaacagaTAATTACTATTCTTTCCTATCTCACAAGCACACAgtaaagaaatatggaaatatatttatagccATGCAAGTTTCTTTATCACCTTCCATACCATATTTTGCCTTACCATTTGCTTTCTCAAAGCCCTATTTATTGCCTGCTCTTCTTTCTAGTCAAACATTAGATTCTGTCAtccttgtgtttttcttttcaccCCCATCTTCCTTAATCTGTGTGCCAGAAATAGTCTGTTCAATTTACCTATTTCCAAGTCCTTTCTCCTGGATTCTCTGTAGAATTCACTTTATCCATAATCTCATTCTGAACATTCAGGGCTTTTTAGACAGTCATCTCCTTGCTGATTTTCCCAAATTATAAATCTACaacacttctttatttttaattcatagatTGTCTTTTCACATAGGAATTTTTAAGTTCTATTTGTATTTGAAGACATAGCTCTCACCACTACTAAGGAGGACTGCTCTCCTCTCTTAACAAATTGTGAGATTAACAACTTTCAGGCTCCTTCTAAAGCCAAGGCATAGCCTAAGCACTACAATGGAACCCACCAAGAGCACATACCCTGTAAGATCTTAGAGCTCAGAATCTGGAAAGAGTTCTTAGCAAAAGTCATCTTAGgtcacattttcattttaaaaattaatcacttgccagaagtaacttgcccaagaccacacaggTAAAAtatcagaaccaggattcaaaatcagaatctctgactccaaatccaatattctttccactatatccaCAATTTGTGACTAAAACACCATAAATACTAagtgtttttcattcatttattgttttcttgttttctgggttatacatacatatatatatacataaagtgcttttcaaaactGTCAGGAACTCAAGTCTAGGATTCACTGACCTTTAAGAGATTGGAAAAGATCTGtttagaattttagcaaattctactttgtttccatttaATGGGTAAAAAATCCAAATTGAAGCATtagtttttaaagaagaaatccaGCACTCCTACCACCCCCATACACTCTATTAGAGTCAAATAGCTATTACAGAAAGTGAAGGCATTTTCTAAACCAAATATCAGTTACTGGAGGATGATGGTAGATACTACACAAGAGAATTACAGTCCTGTCCCTTCtgtttcccttcattttttatgTGCAATAATTATAAGGGAAGACAAAAGtagacaattttaaaaagcagtccTGGAGAAAGAATAACCACATTCCAACTATGTGGGCACTTTACCTGACCACAGACAAGCTAAAGATTGACTCTGAAAAGCAGACCTGTTCTTAACTCTTTCAATTCTATCTTTGCTTTAACTGCATAAActtatcaaaaaggaaagaaacttatggcttttttgttcctttggtccccaaaaatgaaaaatcaggTCATCCTATTACAAAAAGGATtgtgaaaaaaatgactaaaaacaaaCTTATAGCAATCCAAAATTTACTACCCTGAAAATTACTGAAGAGCCAGAAATGGAGGGATCCACTACTCCAAATTACTCATTGCATTACTGATATAAGGCTATAGATTTAAACTACATAACTCATGAAGCAGAAGTCAGTAATAAGCAGTGCACaagaaatgcacacacacacacaaggcaaTGGCATCATAGGTGAGATGAAATTTTCTTATGACTTTTTCCTGCTCATTAAGATAGTTTCATTAAATCTTTATGACAAACAGGTAATATaacatttaaacaatttaaataaactGTTTTAGAAACCCTAGTGAAAAGTACAAAATGAAGTTTGAGATAAGTTACATAAAGATATAAAGGATAATAATAGTGTGCAGTACACAGTAAGTGATATCTAGGATAATCTTAAGGACCTTCTTGAAATCCTGCATTTTCTTACTATAAGAAAGTaatgagaaaatttatttttggatTCTAGTTAACAAAGAATAATTAGGTGTCCAGTGGGATCTTTTAAACTTGCTTTTTTGTAAAGGACAATCATTAGCTAACTTAAAACCATTGTGTTTGGCTGACTGGTAACTACCAGAGTAAAATGCACTAGTCACTGAAACCCAAGCATTAATTTATCCACTACTGcccataataatataaataaaaacaaattgatagGTGTGAATAAGACCCAAATTTACCAACagatctctccctctcccctctcttccttccctcccatcctccCTGCTCCTTTACATTCAACTCTAGTTTCCCCCTTTAATTTTGACCTCAAGGCACAAAgtaaactaaaattatttttaagagcaAGGAAAGGATGTGCAAGATATATAAAACATGTGTAGAGATGCAGGCTGAACTGCACAAGCTATATGGACTTATCAAGAGTTCAATGTCAACTTTTAAAGTCTATGATGTCCCCCAACATTTCCAGCAATAGTTTTGGACTGCAAGTTTCTCAAAATTTatagatgacacaaagctgagaATGCAAGTTAACATActgtttgatagaattcaaaaagatctttAATACTGCAACCTTGGGCTAAATCTAACAGTTACATATAGTCTTACCAAGGTTTTATAAGTTTTTATAAAggttttataaaatcattttcacCAAAATGATAGATAGAAGTCATATGGAGACTGTGATTAACACAAAAGTTTTGAGGACTCGGGAGTTCTTCAAACTCAGTATGAATCATACCCAAGGTAATCTTTATGCTGCTCTGAGTCTTCAAGGCTAGAGGGTGGCAGGTCTACCTACTCTGCTCTAACATGTTCAGTTATGGGTGATAACACTTTAGGAAGAATTATAAGCCtaaattcatctgtaaaatgggcaaatAATCACACATCCTTCACAAAATTGTTGGGAAGTATAAATGATAATGCAAGTAAACAACTTTAACAACCTTAATACACaacacaaatatattttcataagcTGAAGAGCTGCACTGTGGGAAAAGGATTGTTCATTTTGGCCCTAGTATGCAAAAGAACAAAGCACAAaaagttcacacacacacacaagcacactcATGACTTAATCTTAACAACCAGAGTTATCCAAACTAGCACACGCTATATTATGTATCTAAGGAGGTAATACTTCAAAGGTTAAATGACCACTTGTCATGTCATAAAAGATTGTAGTTGTAGCAGGGAATTGTTACAGGTATACTCTGAAGTCCCTAAATTCTATTCACAAAAAAGCTACAGCCTACAACATTTTGGCCTTAAAATGTTTCCCCAAACTCTTCTGAAACAAGAAGTGTGCTTTGCAAAACACTCAAGAAATGCTTAGGTTACCAGATTCAATCAATTTACCTAAATTGAAAATCTCCAATATCCCTGCAAGTCTgtaatgtaaatttaaaatgaagtagACAATAAGTACAAGACCTGAAAACtagtatttttctgtttttcctcaaCTTTCTAGTCCAAATATTTCTGTATCTAACAGTGGTATTTATCTACACAGACTGAAGTTAAGACAACAATCATCCTGCTTTTACTTCAGCAATTATGTTGTaagagtttttttctttcagcaCTTGAGAGTGGTATTCAGTCAAGAGCTCTCTCAGAATGCTGCACCCAAAACAGGAATGggtaggagagaaagaagaaacaagttGTGCCCAGAGGCACAACTAAGCATTTCTAGGTCTATGAAAATGACTATTCTGTAAAAGCTTTTACTCAGTTTAGGGAAGGTTTTTTTCATTTGGTCTGACAAGCAGTTCAAACTTCCTTAAGCCACCCTATTGCTAAATGCATACCTCTTTCAAACTGCAATTTTCTTAATCATCTCTCACATATGGCTGATTccatattatatgaaaaaatagccAATTCCTTGCTACATAGATTCCTTGCCATCTAACCTaacacctccttcctcttttcttatcaCTTTCTCACCTTCATATTCAAGTTCCTTCACTTAGTCATTTACTAAATATCTAACGTGGATATTGCACCATAAATTCTCCTTGTCATATTTTGGTTGCTTGCTTCAGAAAATTTTTTTGGTTAGTGTAACCCTTTTTCCTACTTCTGAAACTAGGAAagttcagaggggaaaaaagcttcctttaaaaaatcattagaacaccatgaagaaaaaaaaagtgacaacaGAGCAGTTAGGAAAATTCTTTACAATGCTATCATTACTGGGGAAAGAGGGGACAAAGGGTGGAGGGCCACAAGGTCAGGACCCCTATAGAGTTTTGTGTGGACCTACTTCCAACAAGTTCAAAGGAACATCATGGAAAGTAATGTCTCCCCAACATATATCAATTCACCTTTAAGgccttcaaaattgttttttcaacACTGTGGTTCTCTCTCTCCCTAAATGTTCAGTACTTTTGTTTGAAACTCATTCTTCCCAACTAGCTGAGTTTcagctctctcatttttatttctaatgctTCCACTAAGCTCCTTTCCTTTGGTCTGACTGAATTACCACCTGAGGAGCCCAAAACATCTTCCAGTGCTCAAATCTTCACATTCCTTGACAGTGACCACACAAAAACCTAAAAACCGTGGGGGCCCAAAACTAAGATATTTTATTTACAGAATTGTTACAGATTGCTTCACCTTTTTCCACTGATTTCTTCTCCCCTAAAAATCTTAGTAGAGAAGCACATTACCTTTTTaacattttcctcctcctcttggcGTTTCTCATAGTGTGAGAAGTCATCAAAAATGGAGGTGGTGTGCTTGTAGCTGGCAATGATTTTCAACACCTGCTTTGCCTTTTCCAGGGGCACTTCCTGAGTGTCTCTGGAGTTGGTCACTGGTTTATTCTCGTTGTTCTCTAGGCGAATGTGCCGCAGCTGGCTATTGGGAACGTCCTTCACAAAAATCCACCTGACATCAAATCGTCCCTTCCATTTGTCCTGGGACCATACACCTGCACATGTGTTGTAGTCCACAGCAGATTTCATTTCTGCTACGCCACAGAAGTGTCCACTGCCGTTGACACTGAAAAGTAAGTAAACGGGGCCCTTCCCGTTCATGGAGCGATAAGCAGCATCCAGTCTCTTATTGCCATGTTCTGTGCTGCaccaaatattatatttaatggaACGGTGGATATCGTCCTCAGAATAACTCTTGATGATGAAAACCCGGCCATGTTTCAGATTCCAGTCAAAATCCTTGGGGTTATAATTATTGATGGACCTCAGCTTCTCCAACACTGGGTGGGGTTCTGCAGGAGCAGACCCAGAATTGTTCTGAGACTGCCCCACTCCATTACCATCTACCCCATTATGCCCAAACCCATTGCCACGGTTCCGGGGTGCTACCCAACGGGTGGGCTGGGCTGCTTGTTGTTGCACAGAAAGCTGGGTAGgctgtggtggtggtggtggaggcaAAGGCTGTGGCTGCTGCCCTGCTGCGGCCTGCACCACTGGTGGGCTATTGTTTATCTGCTGACCTACGGGCTGAGGTGATACCTGGGTTGGCTGCTGACCAATATTCTGAACCAAAGCCTGGGAGGGGGCTTTTGCTACAGGACCCTTGTTATCCCAAGTTCCAATATCCATGTTATGTTTTATTGGGGGTGGTGGAAGACTTGACCCTGCCATGCCATTCTTGGTCTTCAGCTTGGGCTGCTGTTTTGCAGGCTTACTAGCAATATCAGCCCAAGATGTTGGCTTGGGAGGAGCAATAGTGGCCGGTGGCAAACTATTAGATGCCACTATGTTACTAGTAATGGATCCACTGCCAACTGCAGAGCCAACCACTTTTGGAACACTGCTCGTAACATCTGTGCTGCCCAGCTTCAGCGCTGCCATCCCTTGGTCTATAGTATTCATACCAGGAGCCTTATTCAGGGTCTCATTGGCAAAAGCTGACTGTCCATCAATCATGGCTCCACCTAGGGAGCTAGGTGCATAAGCATAATTGCTACTATATCCAGAGCTTTGAGTAGACTGTCCCTGAGAACTGTTATTCCCCCAAGCTGAGAAGTCAATCccactgggaaaaaaattaaaaccatgcTGACCAAGAAATGGAGTGCTGCCTAGAGCCCCTGGCTGTCCAAACATTGCATCTGGTAGGAAG from Sminthopsis crassicaudata isolate SCR6 chromosome 3, ASM4859323v1, whole genome shotgun sequence includes these protein-coding regions:
- the YTHDF2 gene encoding YTH domain-containing family protein 2 isoform X2, which encodes MSASSLLEQVRPGRPVQNGSVHQKDGLNDDDFEPYLSPQARPNNAYTAMSDSYLPSYYSPSIGFSYSLGEAAWSTGGDPPMPYLTSYGQLSNGEPHFLPDAMFGQPGALGSTPFLGQHGFNFFPSGIDFSAWGNNSSQGQSTQSSGYSSNYAYAPSSLGGAMIDGQSAFANETLNKAPGMNTIDQGMAALKLGSTDVTSSVPKVVGSAVGSGSITSNIVASNSLPPATIAPPKPTSWADIASKPAKQQPKLKTKNGMAGSSLPPPPIKHNMDIGTWDNKGPVAKAPSQALVQNIGQQPTQVSPQPVGQQINNSPPVVQAAAGQQPQPLPPPPPPQPTQLSVQQQAAQPTRWVAPRNRGNGFGHNGVDGNGVGQSQNNSGSAPAEPHPVLEKLRSINNYNPKDFDWNLKHGRVFIIKSYSEDDIHRSIKYNIWCSTEHGNKRLDAAYRSMNGKGPVYLLFSVNGSGHFCGVAEMKSAVDYNTCAGVWSQDKWKGRFDVRWIFVKDVPNSQLRHIRLENNENKPVTNSRDTQEVPLEKAKQVLKIIASYKHTTSIFDDFSHYEKRQEEEENVKKERQGRVK
- the YTHDF2 gene encoding YTH domain-containing family protein 2 isoform X1, translated to MSASSLLEQRPKGQGNKVQNGSVHQKDGLNDDDFEPYLSPQARPNNAYTAMSDSYLPSYYSPSIGFSYSLGEAAWSTGGDPPMPYLTSYGQLSNGEPHFLPDAMFGQPGALGSTPFLGQHGFNFFPSGIDFSAWGNNSSQGQSTQSSGYSSNYAYAPSSLGGAMIDGQSAFANETLNKAPGMNTIDQGMAALKLGSTDVTSSVPKVVGSAVGSGSITSNIVASNSLPPATIAPPKPTSWADIASKPAKQQPKLKTKNGMAGSSLPPPPIKHNMDIGTWDNKGPVAKAPSQALVQNIGQQPTQVSPQPVGQQINNSPPVVQAAAGQQPQPLPPPPPPQPTQLSVQQQAAQPTRWVAPRNRGNGFGHNGVDGNGVGQSQNNSGSAPAEPHPVLEKLRSINNYNPKDFDWNLKHGRVFIIKSYSEDDIHRSIKYNIWCSTEHGNKRLDAAYRSMNGKGPVYLLFSVNGSGHFCGVAEMKSAVDYNTCAGVWSQDKWKGRFDVRWIFVKDVPNSQLRHIRLENNENKPVTNSRDTQEVPLEKAKQVLKIIASYKHTTSIFDDFSHYEKRQEEEENVKKERQGRVK